The following coding sequences are from one Enterococcus sp. 4G2_DIV0659 window:
- a CDS encoding GTP pyrophosphokinase — MEKEWELFLAPYEQAVGEMKVKLRGIRKQFREQNKHTPIEFVTGRVKPVDSILTKAALRHIPVERLEEEMQDIAGLRIMCQFVEDIRQVVDIIRNRKDLHIIQERDYITNKKESGYRSYHLVIEYPVQLITGEKKILAEIQIRTLAMNFWATIEHSLNYKYQGVFPEEMKERLQRAAEAAYQLDEEMSTIREEIQEAQHWFSHGRGKSKNNYYQRLTDKQQEQKREQEK; from the coding sequence ATGGAGAAAGAGTGGGAGCTTTTTCTGGCACCGTATGAACAGGCTGTTGGAGAAATGAAAGTTAAGCTGCGCGGTATCCGTAAGCAGTTTCGAGAACAAAATAAACATACACCTATTGAGTTTGTAACAGGACGTGTAAAACCTGTTGATAGTATATTGACTAAAGCTGCATTACGTCATATTCCTGTTGAACGCTTAGAAGAAGAGATGCAAGATATTGCAGGACTTAGGATTATGTGCCAATTTGTAGAGGACATTCGTCAAGTAGTTGATATCATACGTAACAGAAAAGATCTACATATTATTCAAGAACGAGATTATATTACGAACAAAAAAGAAAGTGGTTATCGTTCTTATCATTTAGTAATTGAATATCCAGTTCAATTGATTACTGGAGAAAAAAAGATTTTAGCTGAAATTCAAATCCGTACATTAGCAATGAATTTTTGGGCAACGATCGAGCACTCTTTAAATTATAAATATCAAGGTGTATTTCCAGAAGAAATGAAAGAACGGTTGCAAAGGGCTGCCGAAGCTGCCTATCAATTAGATGAAGAGATGTCTACAATCCGTGAAGAAATTCAAGAAGCGCAGCATTGGTTCTCTCATGGCAGAGGAAAATCAAAAAACAATTATTATCAGCGGCTAACAGATAAGCAACAAGAACAAAAAAGAGAACAGGAGAAGTGA
- a CDS encoding NAD kinase, whose product MKVAIVHNHEQKSREVTRHLLLLLKKNSIEIDEHHPDLVISVGGDGTLLSAFHRFSHLLDQVSFLGVHTGHLGFYTDWRDYELEELVQSLLIHQEKSISYPLLDVKISFQTDKPDKHFLALNESTIKRANRTMVADVFIKDELFERFRGDGLSVSTPTGSTAYNKSIGGAVLHPSINAFQLAEIASLNNRVFRTLGSPIVIAHTEWVEIKLQESNDYLITVDQLDIYQDDIEAIYYRIADERIHFASYRHMHFWHRVKDAFISED is encoded by the coding sequence ATGAAAGTAGCAATTGTTCATAACCATGAACAAAAATCAAGAGAAGTTACCCGACACTTGCTTTTACTTTTGAAAAAAAATAGTATTGAGATAGATGAGCACCACCCAGATCTTGTAATATCAGTTGGTGGTGATGGGACGTTACTATCTGCTTTCCATCGTTTTAGTCATCTATTAGATCAAGTGAGTTTTTTAGGGGTTCATACAGGACATTTAGGATTTTACACAGACTGGCGAGATTATGAATTGGAAGAATTGGTTCAAAGTCTTTTGATTCATCAGGAAAAAAGTATTAGCTATCCCTTATTAGATGTGAAAATCAGTTTTCAAACGGATAAACCGGATAAACACTTTTTAGCATTGAATGAATCAACCATCAAACGAGCAAACCGTACGATGGTAGCCGATGTTTTTATCAAAGATGAATTATTTGAACGTTTTAGAGGAGATGGCTTATCCGTTTCAACGCCAACAGGTTCAACGGCTTACAATAAAAGTATTGGAGGCGCAGTGCTTCATCCAAGTATCAATGCCTTTCAATTAGCCGAAATTGCTTCATTGAATAATCGTGTATTTAGGACGCTGGGCTCCCCCATTGTGATTGCACATACTGAATGGGTAGAAATAAAATTACAAGAAAGCAATGATTATTTGATTACGGTGGATCAATTGGATATTTATCAAGATGATATCGAAGCAATATATTATCGAATTGCAGATGAGCGGATTCATTTCGCTTCTTATAGACACATGCATTTTTGGCATCGGGTGAAAGATGCCTTTATTAGTGAGGATTAA
- a CDS encoding RluA family pseudouridine synthase — MEFNWTVEKEGPQQLKYFLKDQGISKGLLAKIKFQGGKIEVNQSVENVLFKVSVGDQIRVTIPDEKEHETLLVDNVPIEIVFEDEHYLVVNKPAGVASIPAQYHPNGTMANRVKAYYKAQQYKNQVIHVVTRLDRDTTGLMLFAKHGFAHAMLDQELRKKEVVKMYQALVGGNVSALESHGTIDLPIGRDLSSILKRTIIESGQFAETEYWLLKRKGDQALVNIQLHTGRTHQIRVHFEAVGCPLLGDDMYGGQMDTGIVRQALHCCQLSFIHPFTKQRLELTSPLAEDMKKIVDQL, encoded by the coding sequence ATGGAATTTAATTGGACAGTTGAAAAAGAAGGACCGCAGCAATTAAAATATTTTTTAAAAGATCAAGGGATTTCCAAAGGTCTGTTGGCGAAAATCAAGTTTCAAGGTGGGAAAATTGAAGTCAATCAGTCGGTTGAAAATGTATTATTTAAGGTATCAGTAGGGGACCAGATAAGAGTGACGATTCCTGATGAAAAAGAACATGAAACATTACTTGTGGATAATGTACCAATCGAAATTGTTTTTGAAGATGAGCATTATTTAGTGGTCAATAAACCAGCAGGCGTTGCTTCTATTCCTGCGCAATATCACCCAAATGGAACAATGGCTAATCGTGTGAAAGCTTATTACAAAGCGCAACAGTATAAAAACCAGGTCATTCATGTTGTGACTCGTTTAGATCGAGATACGACAGGGTTAATGTTGTTTGCCAAGCACGGATTTGCTCATGCGATGTTAGATCAAGAATTACGCAAAAAAGAAGTCGTTAAAATGTATCAAGCGTTGGTTGGCGGTAATGTTAGCGCGTTAGAGTCTCATGGAACAATTGATTTACCAATTGGTAGAGATCTGTCCTCTATATTGAAACGGACAATAATCGAAAGTGGTCAATTTGCTGAAACGGAGTATTGGTTATTAAAACGTAAAGGCGATCAAGCCCTTGTTAACATTCAATTGCATACAGGCAGAACTCATCAAATCAGAGTGCATTTTGAAGCCGTAGGATGCCCGCTGTTAGGTGATGACATGTATGGAGGGCAAATGGATACAGGAATTGTTCGTCAAGCCTTACATTGCTGTCAATTGAGTTTTATCCATCCCTTTACGAAGCAACGTTTAGAATTAACTTCTCCTTTGGCAGAAGATATGAAAAAAATTGTAGATCAATTATAG
- the mgtE gene encoding magnesium transporter: MNEGQEMEDHFSLLLETLEAQQMTEFRELFLALHIYEQGQFYQSIDEIARKQIYSYLSPKELADMFDVIEEDNENMKDYIAEMRPSYAAEMLSEMYTDNAVDLLNMLDKSQKAKYLSLMSTEDAGEIKELLHYEDDTAGSIMTTEFVSIVANQTVRSAMYVLKNQADVAETIYYVYVVDQENHLVGVISLRDLIVNDDDTMIADVLSERVISVHVGDDQQDVAQTIRDYDFLALPVTDYDDHLLGIVTVDDIIDVIDDEAASDYSGLAGVNVEEVSENPIKAASKRLPWLITLLFLGMSTATLISHYEELVSEASILAVFISLITGTAGNAGTQSLAVAVRRLAVSDEKDNSFGRLIISEVLTGLVTGAVTGVAIFIVVGIWQHNFPLGFVIGMAMLCAITVANLAGSLIPMLMDKLGFDPAVASGPFITTLSDLTSVLIYFNIASLFMQYFV, from the coding sequence GTGAATGAAGGGCAAGAAATGGAAGATCATTTCTCTTTGTTGTTAGAAACACTTGAAGCACAGCAGATGACTGAGTTTAGAGAGTTATTTTTAGCACTTCATATTTATGAGCAGGGACAATTTTACCAATCTATTGATGAAATTGCCAGAAAGCAAATTTATAGTTATCTGTCTCCAAAAGAATTAGCAGATATGTTTGACGTTATTGAAGAAGATAATGAAAACATGAAAGATTATATCGCTGAGATGCGTCCAAGCTATGCGGCGGAGATGTTGTCGGAAATGTATACCGATAATGCGGTTGACTTGTTAAATATGCTGGACAAAAGTCAAAAAGCTAAGTATTTGAGTTTGATGAGTACTGAAGATGCTGGGGAAATCAAAGAATTACTTCATTATGAAGATGATACTGCAGGATCAATTATGACAACAGAATTTGTGTCGATCGTTGCAAATCAAACGGTTCGTTCTGCGATGTACGTTTTAAAAAATCAAGCAGATGTGGCTGAAACGATTTATTATGTTTATGTAGTGGATCAGGAAAATCATTTAGTCGGTGTTATTTCATTAAGAGATTTGATTGTCAATGATGACGATACAATGATTGCTGATGTCTTAAGTGAACGGGTGATTTCAGTTCATGTTGGTGATGATCAACAAGATGTTGCACAAACGATTCGTGATTATGACTTTCTAGCGCTACCAGTTACAGATTATGACGATCATTTATTAGGGATTGTTACTGTTGATGATATTATTGACGTTATCGATGATGAAGCGGCTAGTGACTACTCAGGTTTAGCGGGGGTCAATGTTGAAGAGGTCAGTGAAAATCCAATCAAAGCTGCATCAAAACGTCTACCCTGGCTAATCACATTATTATTTTTAGGAATGTCTACAGCAACGTTAATTAGCCATTATGAAGAATTAGTAAGTGAAGCAAGTATATTGGCTGTATTCATTTCATTGATTACGGGGACTGCAGGGAATGCAGGTACACAGTCTTTGGCGGTTGCCGTAAGAAGGCTGGCAGTATCAGATGAAAAAGACAATAGCTTTGGTCGTTTGATCATCAGTGAGGTATTGACAGGTTTAGTAACAGGAGCCGTGACGGGAGTGGCAATTTTTATTGTAGTCGGCATTTGGCAACATAATTTTCCTTTGGGGTTTGTAATTGGAATGGCGATGCTTTGTGCAATTACGGTTGCTAATTTAGCAGGAAGTCTGATACCGATGTTGATGGATAAATTAGGTTTTGATCCGGCTGTGGCTAGCGGACCGTTTATCACGACGTTAAGTGATTTGACCAGTGTGTTGATTTATTTTAATATTGCGAGTTTATTTATGCAGTATTTTGTATGA